The following DNA comes from Pseudomonas triticicola.
CGTTCAAAGTCTTCGCCTTCCCGGAATTGCTCAACGCCATGCGTTGCCGCGCCATGGCTGCACCGTTCAACTGGAGCAAAGCGGTTGAACCGTACGCCGAACTTTACGAACAACTGGTCGCCAAGGCGTTGGGTAAAGCCAGCCACAAATAACCAGGGAGTTGCAGAAAATGCCGTCAAGGACCCAAGAAACCTGGCCCCACGGCGCGATCATGCTGGATGCCGAGCACACGCAATTTGCGTTGTGGGCGCCTGACGCGTTCTACGTCAGTGTGGAACTGGAAGATGGAAAATCGTTGCCCATGCTGCCTCAGGGCGACGGTTGGTTTGTAATCAAGGCCAATTGCCCGGCGGGCAGTCGCTACCGTTACTGCATCGATGGCGAACTGGAGGTGCCGGACCCGGCCTCCAGAGCGCAGGATGGTGACCTCGACCGCCACAGTGTGGTGGTCGATCCCCATGCCTATCAATGGCGGCACACGACCTGGAATGGTCGGCCGTGGAGCGAAGCGGTAATTTACGAGCTGCACGTCGGTGCGCTCGGTGGTTTTGCCGAAGTCGAACAGCATCTGGCGCGGCTGGTGGCGCTGGGCATTACCGCTATCGAACTGATGCCGCTGGCGCAATTCCCCGGTGATCGCAACTGGGGCTACGACGGGGTGCTGCCCTATGCACCGCAAGCCTCCTACGGCACACCGGAACAACTCAAACACCTGATCGACACCGCCCACGGCCATGGCCTGGCGGTGATTCTCGACGTCGTCTACAACCACTTCGGTCCCGACGGCAACTATCTGCATCGTTACGCCAAGGGCTTTTTCCGCGAGGACAAGCACACGCCATGGGGCGCGGCGATCGACTTCCGTCGCCCGGAAGTGCGCGAGTTCTTCATTGAAAACGCACTGATGTGGCTGCTTGAATACCGTTTCGACGGCCTGCGTCTGGATGCGGTGCACGCGATTGAAGATCCCGACTTCCTCAGCGATCTGGCCCGACGCATTCGCCAGCAGATCGACCCGACCCGGCACGTCTGGCTGACCGTCGAGAACGAGCTGAACCAGTCGAGCCTGCTAGAAAACGATTACGACGCGCAATGGAACGATGACGGTCATAACGCCCTGCACGTGCTGCTGACCGGCGAAACCGACGCCTATTACGCTGACTATGCTGCGCAGCCCACCGAGCAACTGGTGCGCTGCCTGAGTCAGGGCTTCGTGTTTCAGGGCCACATCACTCGCCATGGCGAACCTCGCGGCGAGCCGAGCGAACATCTGCCCTCCACCGCTTTCGTGCTGTTCCTGCAGAACCATGACCAGATCGGCAACCGTGCCTTTGGCGAACGTCTGCATCAGCTTGCCGACCCGCGTGCGGTGCAGGCGGCGACGGTGTTGTTGCTGCTGTCGCCGATGATTCCGCTGATGTTCATGGGCGACGAGTTTGCCGCCGAGCAACCGTTCCTGTTTTTCACCAGTCACCACGGTGAACTGGCGGAACTGGTGCGTGAAGGTCGGCGCAACGAGTTCGCCGCATTCAGTGCCTTTACCGATCCGCACAAGCGCGAACAGATCCCCGATCCGAATGCCGAAAGCACCTTCCACGCTTCGCAGCCGCGATTGTCCGGCAGCGGCACGCCATTGCAACAGCAGACCCAAGAGCTGTATCGGCAACTGCTCAAGTTGCGGCACCAATACATCATTCCCAACCTCTCCGGGACCCAGGCTCTGGGCGCGCAGATGCTCGGCCATGGCGCGGTCAGCGCACGCTGGCGGCTGGGCAACGGCAGTGAGCTGCGAATTGACCTGAACCTCAGTGACACGCCAGTGGTCAACCCTGCACAGACCGATACCGAGTGGTTGTTTCAACAGCCAGCCGCGATCGAACTGTCGGACCCGAACCAACTGCCGGCGTACACCGCGCTCGTCAGCCTCACGGCCGCACCCGTTATGCACCCCCTGGATGGAGAGCGCCTATGAGCGATGCGCAACTGGAAATACTCGCCAGTCGAGCCGGCCTTGCCGTCGACTGGATCGACGCCAACGGGCGTCAGCAAAAAGTCGCTCCTGCTGTGTTGCGCAATGTCCTGATCGGACTCGGCCACCCCGCGAGCACCGCGCAAGAAATCGATGCCAGCCTGCTGGAATTGCAAGAAGTCCAGCAAGACCGCCATTTGCCACCCCTGCTGACCTGCGACGTGGGCGTCGCCCTCGACCTGAGTCGCTATTTCTCACCGGAAACCCCCTGCGAAATCCATCTTGAAGACGGCTCGGAGATGAACCTGAAGCTGGACAACGAAGCCATGTTGCCCGGCTTGATTCCGGTCGGTTACCAGCAAGTGCATATCGCCGATCAGTATTTCACGCTCGCCGTGGCGCCTGAACGCTGCTTCAGCGTCGCCGATGCGGTCGATAGCCCGATCCCGCGGGCCTGGGGCCTGAGCGCCCAGTTGTATTCGCTGCGCCGTCCGGGTGACGGTGGTTTTGGCGACACCCAGGCGCTGGAGGAACTGGTTCGTGTAGCGGGCGAACGTGGCGCCGATGCGCTGGCCATCAGTCCGATGCACGCGATGTTCAGCGCCGACAATGGCCGCTACAGCCCTTATTCGCCGTCCAGTCGTTTGTTTCTCAATTCACTGTACGCAGCACCGGGCGCGATTCTTGGCGAACGCGCGTTGCGTGATGCAATTGATGCCAGTGGCCTGGCCGCGCAGTTCGAGCAGCTGGAAAATCTCAAGCTGATCGACTGGCCGACTGCCGCCGAAGCCAAGCAGAAACTGTTGCAAGCTTTATATGACGGCTTCGTTGCTGGTGAGCATCCGCTGCACGCCGACTTCGCCAGTTTCCGCCATGCCGGTGGCGAAGCGCTGGAAAACCATTGCCGCTTCGAAGCGATTCAGGAAATGCGCGCCGCCCGTGGCGAAAGCCTCGACTGGCGCGAATGGCCAGAGCACTGGCACGACCCGCGCGGCGCGGCGCTCGGCGCGTTTGCCGAGGAATACGCCGAGCGCATCGGCTATTTCGCCTTCTGCCAATGGCTGATCCATCGCTGCCTCGAGCGCGCGCAAGCTGCCGCGCGCAGTGCCGGCATGGGCATCGGTCTGATCGCCGACCTCGCCGTCGGTGCTGACGGTGCCGGCAGTCAGGCCTGGAGTTTTCAGGATGAATTGCTCGCCTCGCTGACCGTCGGCGCGCCGCCGGACATCCTCAATCGCAGCGGCCAGGGCTGGGGAATTTCCGCGTTCTCGCCGGAAGGGCTGATCCGCAACGGTTTCCGCGCCTTCATCGACATGCTGCGCGCCAACTTCGCCCACGCCGGTGGCTTGCGTATCGACCATGTCATGGGCCTGCAACGCCTGTGGGTGATTCCCAACGGCGCCGCCCCGGCCGATGGCGCCTATCTGTATTACCCGTTCGACGACATGCTGCGCCTGCTGACCCTGGAATCCCATCGGCATCAGGCCATCGTGCTCGGCGAAGACCTCGGCACGGTACCGGAAGGCCTGCGGGAAAAACTCGCCGCGCGGTCAATCCTGGGCATGCGCGTGCTGTTGTTCGAACAGGACAACACTCGTTTCAAACCGATTCTCGACTGGCCGGATGATGCCCTGGCGACCACCAGCACCCATGACCTGCCGACACTCAATGGCTGGTGGCATGGTCGTGACATCGACTGGAATGCACGCCTCGGCCTGGTCGATGCCAACGGCGAAATCGACTGGCGTCGGCATCGTGAGCGTGAACGCGAAGGCCTGCGCGATGCGCTGCGCCAAGATCCGCAGAATTTCCGCGAAGAGTCCCACGAAGCCGATCAAGTGGTCGATGCCAGTGTGCGTTTCCTCGGCCACACCCGCGCGCCGCTGGTGCTGCTGCCGCTGGAAGATGCCTTGGGTATCGATGAACAGCCGAATCTGCCTGGCACCACCGATTCACATCCGAACTGGTCGCGACGTTTGCCCGGTCCCAGCGAAGCGTTGCTGGACGGCCCCGATGCCGCCCGCCGCCTGGAACTGCTGGCCTGCGCGCGCCTTCAAGCCTCTGAGCGTGACCAATGAATCAACAGCAAATCCAGCCACTGCGCGCCACCTTGCGCCTGCAATTTCATAAAGGTTTTACCCTCGAACAAGCGGTGCCACTGGTGCCGTACTTTGCCCGACTCGGCATCAGCCATATCTACGCCTCGCCATTGCTGGCGGCGCGCGCCGGTTCCATGCATGGCTACGACGTGGTCGACCCGACCCAGGTCAATCCGGAGCTGGGCGGCGAGCCGGCATTGCGCCAACTGGTCAGCACCCTGCGTGAACACAACATGGGGCTGATTCTCGACATCGTTTCCAACCACATGGCCGTGGGCGGCAATGACAACCCGTGGTGGCTCGACCTGCTGGAATGGGGACGCCTGAGTCCGTATGGCGAATTCTTCGACATTCAGTGGCACTCGCCGGACCCGTTGATGGAAGGCCAGTTGCTGCTGCCGTTCCTTGGCAGTGATTACGGCGTGGCGTTGCAGGAAGGCACGCTGAAGCTCAAATTCAACGCGCAGACCGGGACTTTTTACGTCGAGCATTACGACCACCACTTCCCGATCTGCCCGAACAACTATGGCGAGCTGCTCAAGTCCGACGACACGCTGAAGTCTCTGGCAGATCGCTTCAGCACACTCAGCTACCAGACCGACGCACATTCGCTGGCGATCCCGCTCAAGCAGGAGCTGCGCGAGCTGGCCAGCGATCCGCGTCTTGTGGCGACTATCGAAGGCAACCTCGCACAGTACGATTCCACCACCGAGGAAGGCTTTCACAAGCTCCACGAACTGCTGGAACGGCAAAGCTATCGCCTGGCCAGTTGGCGCACGGCGGCGGACGACATCAACTGGCGGCGCTTCTTCGACATCAACGAGCTTGGCGGCCTGCGCGTCGAGCGTCCGGCGGTGTTCGAAGCGACCCACGGCAAAATCTTCCAATTGGTCGAAGAAGGTCTGGTCGACGGCTTGCGCATCGACCACATCGACGGCCTCGCCGACCCGCGTGGCTACTGCCGCAAATTGCGCCGTCGCCTTGATCACTTGGCGCCGGGGCGTCTTCTGCCGATCTATGTCGAGAAGATCCTCGGCGAGGGCGAAACCCTGCGCCGCGACTGGAGCGTCGACGGCACCACCGGTTACGAGTTCATGAACCAGCTGTCGTTGCTGCAACACGACCCGGACGGCGAACATGTGCTCGGCGAACTCTGGCAGCGCCGCACCGAGCGCCCGGCTGCGTTCATGGAAGAAGCGCAACTGGCCCGCCAGCAGATCCTCAACGGCTCGCTGGCCAGCGACTTTGAAAGTGTCGCGCAGGCCCTGCATCAAGTCGCGCGGGATGACCTGATGACCCGCGACCTGACCTTGGGCGCCATTCGCCGCGTGCTCCACGCGTTGATCGTGCACTTCCCGGTTTATCGCACTTACATCAGCGCGATGGGCCGGTCCGAGCAGGACGAAGCGATTTTCCAGCACGCCATGGACGGTGCGCGGCAAACCCTCAGCGAAGCCGACTGGCCAGTGCTCGACTCGGTCGCCAGTTGGCTCGGCGGCACGCCTTGGCGCCGCAAGCCACGGGGGCGCTCGCGCAAGATCCTCAAGCATGCCTGCGTGCGTTTCCAGCAACTGACCTCGCCGGCAGCTGCTAAAGCCGTGGAAGACACCGCGCTGTATCGCTCGGCGGTGCTGCTGTCGCGCAATGATGTCGGTTACAACACCGAGCAATTCAGCGCGCCGGTCAGCGAGTTCCACGAAGTCAATCAACAGCGCATGGCCGAGTTTCCTGACAACCTGCTCGCGACTGCCACCCATGACCACAAGCGCGGCGAAGACACCCGCGCCCGGCTGGCCGTGCTGAGCGAACGCAGCCATTGGTACGCCGATCAGGTCGAACTGTGGCGCGCCCTCGCCCGCCCCGTGCGCATCGAAGATGACGCGCCTTCCGCTGGCGACGAACTGATCCTCTATCAGGCATTGCTTGGCAGTTGGCCGCTGGACCTGCAGGACGATGACCAGGCCGGTTTCGCCGAGTACGCCAAGCGCATCTGGCAATGGCAGCAGAAGGCCCTGCGCGAAGCCAAGCTGCAAAGCAGCTGGAGCGCGCCGAACGAAGCCTATGAAAACGCAGCACAGGCTTTCACCGAAAAGCTGCTGACCGGTGAAGAAGGCGAGTTGCTGCGTGCGGCGCTGAGCAAGACCGTCAACAGCATCGCCGCTGCCGGCGCGCTCAACGGGCTGGCGCAAACCTTGCTGCGCATGACTGTGCCGGGTGTGCCGGATCTTTACCAGGGCAACGAGTACTGGGACTTCAGTCTGGTCGACCCGGACAACCGCCGCCCGGTGGATTACGCCGCGCGCGAGCAAGCGTTGCAGGCGTCCGTGCCGGGTACCGAACTGCTCAAGGATTGGCGTGACGGGCGCATCAAACAGGCGCTGATCAGTGAGGTGTTGAACCTGCGCAAGGAACACAGCGAGCTGTTCCGTCGTGGCGATTACCAGCCATTGGAAGTGCTGGGCAGTCAGGCGCACAACGTCTTGGCATTCGCGCGTGAACACGAAGGCGTACGGGCGATTGTGGTGGTGCCGGTGCGTTGCGCGACGTTGCTGGAAAACAGTGCCATCCCGCAGGTCGATGCGCTGCGCTGGGGCGATACGCGGGTGGTTTTACCGTCTGCCGCTTCGGATGCAAACCTGAAGGGACTTTTTGCAAGCAGCGTAGTCACACAAAACAGGGAGCTGAATGTCAGCGAAGCGCTGGGGGATGTCCCGGTCAATCTCTTTATCCAACACTTAACACAAGCATGAGTTCAGTTCAGGAGCATTGCGATGAGCACCGACGATAAACGCATTCGCGAATTCGCCTATCAGATCTGGGAGTCGGAAGGGAAACCTGAAGGCCACGAAGAACGTCATTGGGAAATGGCGCGCAAGCTGGCCGAGGCCGAAGCGCTGGCACCCAAGAAGCCACCGAAAGCGGCGGGTAGCAAAGTGGCTGGCAAGACTACAGCCGCAGCAGCGAAAAGCACCGACGGCAAGACTCCGGCAACCGCCAAAGCCAAACCGGCAGCGAAAGCCAAGCCGGCGGCCACGCCCAAAGTAGTCCCGCCGGGCGAAAAGGCTACCGAGAAAAAGCCGCGAGCAGCGAAGAAGCCTCCGGCGAACTGACCCGATCCATTTTTGAACTGAATGACTGTGTGGCGAGCGTGCTCGCCACAAGGGGTTCTTGCGCCCCGAAGAAAGTCCCTTATTGGGAAAAACACACAACCCTGTGGGAGCGAGCCTGCTCGCGAAAGCGCCAGGTCAGCTGGTGAAAATGTCGAATGTACCGACGCTTTCGCGAGCAGGCTCGCTCCGACCAGGAAATCTCATTGCCTGAACTGTCCCGTTTTTTTGCAGGAG
Coding sequences within:
- the malQ gene encoding 4-alpha-glucanotransferase; its protein translation is MSDAQLEILASRAGLAVDWIDANGRQQKVAPAVLRNVLIGLGHPASTAQEIDASLLELQEVQQDRHLPPLLTCDVGVALDLSRYFSPETPCEIHLEDGSEMNLKLDNEAMLPGLIPVGYQQVHIADQYFTLAVAPERCFSVADAVDSPIPRAWGLSAQLYSLRRPGDGGFGDTQALEELVRVAGERGADALAISPMHAMFSADNGRYSPYSPSSRLFLNSLYAAPGAILGERALRDAIDASGLAAQFEQLENLKLIDWPTAAEAKQKLLQALYDGFVAGEHPLHADFASFRHAGGEALENHCRFEAIQEMRAARGESLDWREWPEHWHDPRGAALGAFAEEYAERIGYFAFCQWLIHRCLERAQAAARSAGMGIGLIADLAVGADGAGSQAWSFQDELLASLTVGAPPDILNRSGQGWGISAFSPEGLIRNGFRAFIDMLRANFAHAGGLRIDHVMGLQRLWVIPNGAAPADGAYLYYPFDDMLRLLTLESHRHQAIVLGEDLGTVPEGLREKLAARSILGMRVLLFEQDNTRFKPILDWPDDALATTSTHDLPTLNGWWHGRDIDWNARLGLVDANGEIDWRRHREREREGLRDALRQDPQNFREESHEADQVVDASVRFLGHTRAPLVLLPLEDALGIDEQPNLPGTTDSHPNWSRRLPGPSEALLDGPDAARRLELLACARLQASERDQ
- a CDS encoding DUF2934 domain-containing protein is translated as MSTDDKRIREFAYQIWESEGKPEGHEERHWEMARKLAEAEALAPKKPPKAAGSKVAGKTTAAAAKSTDGKTPATAKAKPAAKAKPAATPKVVPPGEKATEKKPRAAKKPPAN
- a CDS encoding malto-oligosyltrehalose synthase, whose amino-acid sequence is MNQQQIQPLRATLRLQFHKGFTLEQAVPLVPYFARLGISHIYASPLLAARAGSMHGYDVVDPTQVNPELGGEPALRQLVSTLREHNMGLILDIVSNHMAVGGNDNPWWLDLLEWGRLSPYGEFFDIQWHSPDPLMEGQLLLPFLGSDYGVALQEGTLKLKFNAQTGTFYVEHYDHHFPICPNNYGELLKSDDTLKSLADRFSTLSYQTDAHSLAIPLKQELRELASDPRLVATIEGNLAQYDSTTEEGFHKLHELLERQSYRLASWRTAADDINWRRFFDINELGGLRVERPAVFEATHGKIFQLVEEGLVDGLRIDHIDGLADPRGYCRKLRRRLDHLAPGRLLPIYVEKILGEGETLRRDWSVDGTTGYEFMNQLSLLQHDPDGEHVLGELWQRRTERPAAFMEEAQLARQQILNGSLASDFESVAQALHQVARDDLMTRDLTLGAIRRVLHALIVHFPVYRTYISAMGRSEQDEAIFQHAMDGARQTLSEADWPVLDSVASWLGGTPWRRKPRGRSRKILKHACVRFQQLTSPAAAKAVEDTALYRSAVLLSRNDVGYNTEQFSAPVSEFHEVNQQRMAEFPDNLLATATHDHKRGEDTRARLAVLSERSHWYADQVELWRALARPVRIEDDAPSAGDELILYQALLGSWPLDLQDDDQAGFAEYAKRIWQWQQKALREAKLQSSWSAPNEAYENAAQAFTEKLLTGEEGELLRAALSKTVNSIAAAGALNGLAQTLLRMTVPGVPDLYQGNEYWDFSLVDPDNRRPVDYAAREQALQASVPGTELLKDWRDGRIKQALISEVLNLRKEHSELFRRGDYQPLEVLGSQAHNVLAFAREHEGVRAIVVVPVRCATLLENSAIPQVDALRWGDTRVVLPSAASDANLKGLFASSVVTQNRELNVSEALGDVPVNLFIQHLTQA
- the treZ gene encoding malto-oligosyltrehalose trehalohydrolase; the encoded protein is MPSRTQETWPHGAIMLDAEHTQFALWAPDAFYVSVELEDGKSLPMLPQGDGWFVIKANCPAGSRYRYCIDGELEVPDPASRAQDGDLDRHSVVVDPHAYQWRHTTWNGRPWSEAVIYELHVGALGGFAEVEQHLARLVALGITAIELMPLAQFPGDRNWGYDGVLPYAPQASYGTPEQLKHLIDTAHGHGLAVILDVVYNHFGPDGNYLHRYAKGFFREDKHTPWGAAIDFRRPEVREFFIENALMWLLEYRFDGLRLDAVHAIEDPDFLSDLARRIRQQIDPTRHVWLTVENELNQSSLLENDYDAQWNDDGHNALHVLLTGETDAYYADYAAQPTEQLVRCLSQGFVFQGHITRHGEPRGEPSEHLPSTAFVLFLQNHDQIGNRAFGERLHQLADPRAVQAATVLLLLSPMIPLMFMGDEFAAEQPFLFFTSHHGELAELVREGRRNEFAAFSAFTDPHKREQIPDPNAESTFHASQPRLSGSGTPLQQQTQELYRQLLKLRHQYIIPNLSGTQALGAQMLGHGAVSARWRLGNGSELRIDLNLSDTPVVNPAQTDTEWLFQQPAAIELSDPNQLPAYTALVSLTAAPVMHPLDGERL